In uncultured Ilyobacter sp., a genomic segment contains:
- a CDS encoding DMT family transporter produces the protein MTLKKHHGIIMGILACFLWSSAFAWVKIGFKYVPAPLTFAGMRFTLAGIILIPFCWRKNLFVLLATHRRVITYVALLNVGIGYALYYTAMKYVSGATAAIIIGTGPLITAVMTHFIMDNDKMDRMKFMSILLGILGIGVIILNTKPITPVGRKEAMGIFLLLMNSSLSSYANIKVAQIKGGIDGRFLTSNQMLWGGSMLLLMSRIFEQNYNIEFFSLPKEFYMSLLWLAFVSAAAFSLWFIAIQIEGMKVSELNMLKFIIPVLGAVISWSLLPEESPNFISVLGMILVFTSLIVYNINNKKSA, from the coding sequence GTGACTCTAAAGAAACATCACGGTATTATAATGGGGATTTTGGCTTGTTTTTTGTGGTCTAGTGCCTTTGCATGGGTCAAGATAGGATTTAAATATGTACCTGCACCTCTTACCTTTGCAGGAATGAGATTCACTCTGGCTGGGATTATTCTTATTCCCTTTTGCTGGAGAAAAAATTTATTCGTTCTTTTAGCAACCCACAGAAGGGTAATAACATATGTAGCCCTTCTAAATGTTGGGATAGGATATGCCCTTTACTATACTGCTATGAAATATGTGAGCGGAGCCACTGCAGCCATAATAATAGGTACCGGTCCTCTTATAACTGCAGTTATGACTCATTTTATAATGGATAACGACAAAATGGACAGGATGAAGTTTATGAGCATACTTTTGGGCATTCTGGGTATAGGGGTTATAATTTTAAACACCAAGCCTATAACTCCTGTGGGCAGAAAAGAGGCCATGGGGATATTTCTTCTTTTGATGAACTCATCTCTTTCTAGTTATGCCAACATAAAGGTGGCACAGATAAAAGGTGGAATCGATGGAAGGTTTCTTACTTCTAACCAGATGCTTTGGGGAGGTTCTATGCTGCTTTTAATGAGTCGAATTTTCGAACAGAACTATAACATTGAATTTTTTAGCCTACCCAAGGAGTTTTATATGAGTCTTTTATGGCTTGCCTTTGTTTCTGCTGCTGCATTCTCTCTTTGGTTTATTGCGATACAAATAGAAGGTATGAAGGTTTCTGAATTAAACATGTTGAAATTTATAATACCTGTTTTAGGAGCAGTGATCAGCTGGAGCTTGCTTCCAGAAGAAAGCCCAAACTTTATAAGTGTACTTGGAATGATCTTAGTATTTACTTCGCTTATTGTGTATAACATCAATAATAAAAAGAGTGCTTAG